Genomic segment of Gasterosteus aculeatus chromosome 4, fGasAcu3.hap1.1, whole genome shotgun sequence:
GCCACTAAAGGTCGGTCTGTCAGCGGCCATAACAGCGACCCAGACGGACCGGAGCAGGTGCTCGGCGGGTCTCACCGTGTCCTTGTGGCGCACGTCCGAGACCAGAGACATGAGGGACCCGAGACTCAGCCGCGAGACCACTACCATCAACACGGAGCTGGTTCTGAACCGCGTCCCCGAGGATGACCCGTTCGCTGAGTACATGTGGATGGAGAACGAGGAGGAGTTCAACCGGCAGGTCAGTGTCCCCATAGGACAGACAGGTACATGTGTcacggctgctccatgtccttaGAGGATACACACATCTGTGTTTGACGGCTATATGTCCTCAGAGGGGAAACATGTCCATCCGTGTCCACGGAGGATATTACGGCTGCTCTGTCTCGTAAACACGTCCTAATGTCTACAGATTGTTTGCATGGTGTGtctcaggtggaggaggagctctgGGAGGAGGAGTTCATGGAGCGATGCTTCCaggagatgctggaggaagaggagcagtgggAGTGGTTCATCCCCTCCAGAGACCTCCCGCAGGAGGTCCAGGAGCTTGTGGTGAGTTCAGGTGGTGTGGAGACAGAGGACATGGGAAACGTTGGACACAAGCCTCACTACTGTCCTTCTGTCCTCCAGATGAAAAGCAGTCTGAACCCTAACGCCAAGGAGTTCACGCCGGGTATCCAGAAACATGTCATGTGATCCCTGcgggctccgccccctcccgtGACATCATCAAGGTGTCTGAAGTGTTGCCAAAGTTCTGATGACGTGTTGCCCATGGTTACTAGAGTCCTCCCCGCCCATCTGTCTGTCTCGTCtttcacatttagtttagtggtTTTCAGCCAGAATCCTTGTGTGAGCCATCTGACacgtttttttctaaatgaatacAAAGTTATGTATAAAAAgtaatataaagaaaacaataatcTATTTTTCCTTAAAtctatttgaaataaatgttttattggaaaAAAGCATTGGTTTTATTAACTAATGATCAACagcattaaaagttaaagcaggaaaatagaaacatttacGTGAAACGTTGTTTGTGTATATAGTATaatcaaaatacacacacacacatatttatatagtacatttattttcaggTCATCTTGTACCAAAGGATAGTGCTCCAAAAAATGTAGGAAGCTCAACGTCACAACCTTTCTTTGTAATAATCATCATTACTTGGACATGAGTTTTCAAAGACTAGAAGAATGTGGTCACAAAATAGACTTTACTGTACTTCATACTTCAAAACCAGTAAACATATAACATCCCGATGTTGTCATATCATCACAAAGATGTTCATCCTCAAGTAAATCTCAGGGTTGTAAGACTCGAAGAAGATCCGGTTGTCCCAGCAGCTGGAGCTCGTCTCCCTCTGATCCAGCACACCTGGTGCAGGAGCACCCGAGGTCTCATGTGGTCGaaagtgtgccccccccccctctgctggtTTAGGTGCAGCAGGTGGTCTTACAGCGCCCCCTGGGCCACCCTCCTGAACAGCTCCCGTCTCTGCTGGGCCGTCATGGTGTCGCAGCTCTGCAGCAGGTTGGAGATGACGAGGGTCTGCTGGAGGCTGCAGGACTTCACCCACAGACGGCCGTTCATTCCCATCACCAGCTCACAGGGGAACAGCTGCTTCAGGTCTGACAGGATCTCGCTGTGGGGGGTCAGCAGtctgggagtgggggggggagccAGGTGAGGGGGGTGTCTCAGGACAGCGCTACtattcacacaaacatctgcggAGGTGTACCTTCTGACAAGTCCCAGAGAAACCGTGAAGAGtagacctcctcctccaaatACTCCCATCCCATTGGC
This window contains:
- the LOC120817306 gene encoding polyadenylate-binding protein-interacting protein 2; amino-acid sequence: MRDPRLSRETTTINTELVLNRVPEDDPFAEYMWMENEEEFNRQVEEELWEEEFMERCFQEMLEEEEQWEWFIPSRDLPQEVQELVMKSSLNPNAKEFTPGIQKHVM